In Carya illinoinensis cultivar Pawnee chromosome 10, C.illinoinensisPawnee_v1, whole genome shotgun sequence, one DNA window encodes the following:
- the LOC122279901 gene encoding universal stress protein PHOS32 has product MTSPKHPTDSATAITVQPSSPRFPMSGTPTSGAQRKIGIAVDLSDESAFAVKWAVHNYLRPGDTVILLHVRPTSVLYGADWGAIDLSVHDLADDELSHQKLEHDFDAFTSTKANDLAQPLVDSQIPFKIHIVKDHDMKERLCLEVERLRLSTVIMGSRGFGASRRPSKGRLGSVSDYCVHHCVCPVVVVRFPEEKDGPDTNPVVVAKAGVEDEQEYHDALDKQTDVDKAS; this is encoded by the coding sequence ATGACTTCTCCGAAACATCCTACCGATTCGGCGACGGCAATTACCGTTCAACCTTCGTCGCCGAGATTCCCCATGAGCGGGACCCCCACCTCCGGAGCCCAACGCAAGATCGGGATTGCCGTGGATCTCAGTGACGAGAGCGCCTTCGCCGTTAAATGGGCCGTCCATAACTACCTCCGACCCGGTGACACTGTCATCCTCCTCCACGTTCGCCCCACCAGCGTCCTATACGGCGCCGACTGGGGTGCCATCGACCTTTCCGTCCACGACCTCGCCGACGATGAGCTTTCCCACCAGAAGCTCGAGCACGACTTCGACGCCTTCACCTCCACCAAGGCCAATGACCTTGCTCAGCCCCTCGTCGACTCACAAATTCCCTTCAAGATCCACATCGTGAAGGACCACGACATGAAGGAGCGCCTCTGCCTCGAGGTCGAGCGCCTTCGCCTCAGCACCGTCATCATGGGCAGCCGAGGGTTCGGCGCCTCCCGTCGTCCCTCCAAGGGCCGCCTTGGTAGCGTCAGCGATTACTGCGTGCACCACTGCGTCTGTCCCGTCGTCGTCGTTCGCTTCCCCGAAGAGAAGGATGGCCCCGACACAAATCCCGTTGTCGTAGCAAAGGCTGGTGTGGAGGATGAGCAGGAGTACCATGATGCATTGGATAAGCAAACTG